A single genomic interval of Camelina sativa cultivar DH55 chromosome 11, Cs, whole genome shotgun sequence harbors:
- the LOC104724401 gene encoding titin-like isoform X4, which yields METGVVNIQEPVSTKKNVGEAPAGVILDNSSMEVHKVNLSTVLDDEISSGDCRNGIILGETDVADIVNGSEDSKIVSEKASETEKDEQGSIFVHKPESLNKDIEDAKTILSDVTLEKEKETGKPEEVSVEKPVIEEDHTETKDLPEQEDETGSISKASEEIPIKTDEVKEEKDSRALETAVNGREAEHNATVSVEEISRNGENIVNETVPEKETATDGASVIETTQRVIPELEKEEETKIDEEPRLDAMEKVETEIVKTVIEDPEIVYKEETAVLEPVSLKEIAEPVESIKISDDAEKISREVTVDKGKEEDIIQNTEEIQVNPSLVGTSKIQGEDNESKALLDTKKEVDHSSNDTEEHEHVLGRDLPQCETSGVEAVETKEETKPSLDLKEDKEKEETETVKAVISSNEVSSSTIQEEEFGEHTDPCISEIKEESHGREESVEVKSKETTAEKHKDLLDVSSTESEKYQENEPETTIVANTERHEKFEESPSDLALNVGKEEQNDEKIKLDQVDVIQIMEEQRGLDSNGVEAAQIDRNSTDETEESAVAKQVSLPDVEPVEQMQKPSLDSPQVSEETSKTVDAKIDEEPEEEKVTMHQEDQEEGSYGLETKKETVSVPESIETAEKSSQDESNVIDLTPLQEESSQTNEEKKETKLEAHELTNEEVTEVSSASLPKELEGETVVEEPAAVGNIQKSLETGETVQSHNLLPSSSEEQEHGIVSEKMEDEKVEEVPMVSKAIEEQTIDMEPSLTEKFSRDQNQPEKQVEEAWSRDEQEKEISSNSENIMNETYALHSPEATEEETAKNGESLHDVETTRRVLLEVEKEEEEAETKTDAEPMLDVTEKKELETAKTVVEDIKIVNNEEATSHESETLEGDDHQGENAESLEAIKNSDDAEKLSREVTGDREKDQDITQKAEEVQESPRVIEIQTIQGEEDESKHSLELKEEVYQSSKDTEQHQHVLERDIPQCETLEVEAIDTSTVQEAAILNTLETNNSETEAVHSEMGGAEEGQETKEDTETSLDLKVGKEQKEAETVKSVIFSDEVKSSDQAEEHTEPYTSEIKNESQGREESFEIKSKDTIQDESSEEKDVNLPNVRSGESEKYQENEPVTSLVSKTESVDKFEEIPSAVEGAGLNESTHNQTLVDVESVEKVHKPSLETPSELSEETSKAVDEKIEDKPIEEVTFNQEGQDEGYNGLEQKEETGSVPESTELREKAQEEESCLQNEQKKEVKLQKEQMYKHEPTEEEVSNDQQSPVEEKSDDVIQVSSALPSEGPEDETVVKAEKIGEEQVANEMNVETSSLLSSSEEQEHVTVPEKTDGKEVQEAEPIGDMREKGLEIAETAHLSLPSVDQNEDVKAFDDEIQIPTATLPLEDQENITSTEKGETKANETADDKQDEHVDSSTSPMFSEKNDDETQVAEGEKRDAEITVGTSKTSENVCIQQDEFEKTEATKIEEFKEDKSQEIAETIKEIEDTSDQTLPIQTPQAENTPSSELVSEQEDQTPKQVEDIYEVEAMGSRNLPDETLQAYQTQSADLISALNDQTPKHVEETHEEETKEEHKLQADGILPTETIPRESSDDALVSMLASKEDGQVTPQEDTCADDDRETKDTQDERPVSVEIEESVGETQPKEPEDEMRDEHVETPTSSIILEKNDNETLIAEAKKEDEDINETETAVALESLGTSTKPENMSLKQEEFGNPEVPKLEESKEEKIQEIPETDKAIDATGDQSLPFETSQDNKTSSSDLALNQVQEVHEEETKEEHKLQVAVDQIPSLASEQDDQIPKKVEEILEEETKETQKVQADDILSTKTVPRESFSEAPVPMLASGEDEPVTPQEGNCAGDTLEEKVGETKPEESEIEGTEKSDDLVETSTNLTKVEAASTKKTDVEVAELTNDYPTEEEENRDETYSTLPVVGILTELQNTLETERTINDSASKGDNMIKESADQDQKTGDAGVESNEKDSATGIIEANKLQQDENGETEKIQEENCLPGKSLPIEEINLQEEHQEEVKVKDGISRDFEVNDEEKLQEGTREIPADQSITEVLPGEKILIPSSVLPSEELEDVIFSEKQEECEPQQDIKASKSEKISLQEEQKDETHETVKEEDQVVDIKDEKKDDEEQEIVSSEVNKDKEDASELCVGNEFVSRDVEKEEVPHSVLENAEEINEVVKSEKQITDLVGVITKASEAEPESNQEPVRTQAISDDTKRNDNRDLSTEEAQKVQREEVSADKYLTKEVLSEQLQVPSSTTLDDLKDHNNPEADWDLPVQKPSELIESPQSHNLPLEEKVEEASFGVKKAQDEKNEENGNALISNENLQVQDQPKDSEAPAIEKEISEQELTSKVPTHVQEDIGTHVKPEVHDEETRADSHDSVVVPKEETGLIEEKREVEHVKTELEDAIKHGVSVEEKNKTSENIDHQATKEIYQEESKQTDTIKEDIRKEEKETNQESFENVKKTDDAIEKTQPEIQDIESLSSASKTQDNAEQNNEVPNQQEREIADEVPKLENQKIAEEVQQKDGESERTKDLFSAVKESEPTLKEPARKSLSDLIQKVKGTNKTEDVTTEPHIEEEPKTVEEDENDNGDHEHEKDDKTSPDSIVMVEAKDTVSIIKTHKKSQGILSGVGSKVKHSISKVKKVLTGKSSHTTKPSSPK from the exons ATGGAAACTGGAGTTGTCAACATCCAAGAACCAGTCTCTACAAAG AAAAATGTTGGAGAAGCTCCTGCAGGAGTGATACTTGACAACTCATCCATGGAAGTACATAAGGTAAACCTGAGTACTGTTCTTGATGATGAGATCAGCAGTGGCGATTGCAGAAACGGTATTATTTTAGGAGAGACAGATGTTGCAGATATCGTAAATGGTTCAG AAGACAGTAAGATCGTTAGTGAGAAAGCTAGTGAGACAGAAAAGGATGAACAAGGCTCTATCTTTGTTCATAAACCTGAAAGTTTGAACAAAGACATAGAAGATGCCAAGACAATTTTAAGTGATGTGACTttagagaaggagaaagaaaccGGAAAACCAGAAGAG GTAAGTGTCGAAAAACCGGTAATAGAAGAAGATCATACAGAAACAAAAGACTTACCAGAACAAGAGGATGAAACTGGTAGTATCTCTAAG GCCAGTGAAGAGATACCTATAAAGACTGAtgaagtaaaagaagaaaaggattcAAGAGCTTTGGAGACCGCTGTAAATGGAAGAGAGGCTGAGCACAATGCAACGGTCTCAGTAGAAGAAATCTCGAGGAATGGTGAAAACATTGTCAATGAAACAGTTCCAGAAAAAGAAACCGCAACAGATGGTGCATCAGTGATTGAAACTACACAAAGAGTTATTCCTGAactggaaaaagaagaagagacgaaaaTAGATGAAGAACCGAGGCTGGATGCGATGGAGAAAGTGGAAACAGAGATTGTAAAGACAGTTATAGAAGACCCTGAGATTGtttataaagaagaaactgCAGTTCTTGAACCTGTAAGCTTGAAGGAAATTGCAGAACCAGTGGAATCAATCAAAATCTCAGATGATGCAGAGAAAATCTCACGTGAAGTGACTGTAgacaaaggaaaagaagaggaCATAATCCAAAACACAGAAGAG ATTCAAGTTAATCCTAGTTTAGTTGGAACGTCGAAAATACAAGGAGAGGACAATGAATCAAAAGCCTTACTAGACACTAAGAAAGAGGTAGATCATAGCTCAAATGATACAGAGGAACATGAACATGTGTTGGGGAGAGACTTACCACAGTGTGAGACGTCTGGAGTTGAGGCTGtagagacaaaagaagaaacaaaaccgaGTCTGGACCTGAAAGaggataaagaaaaagaggaaacagAGACAGTCAAGGCCGTCATTTCGTCTAATGAG GTAAGTTCTTCTActattcaagaagaagaatttggtGAACATACTGACCCTTGTATCTCGGAGATCAAAGAGGAGAGCCATGGAAGAGAAGAATCTGTAGAGGTCAAATCTAAAGAGACCACTGCGGAGAAGCATAAGGATCTTCTTGATGTATCATCTACAGAATCAGAGAAGTATCAAGAAAACGAACCTGAGACAACTATAGTCGCCAATACAGAAAGACATGAGAAATTTGAAGAAAGTCCATCAGATCTTGCGTTAAATGTAGGTAAAGAGGAGCAAAACGATGAGAAGATAAAGTTAGATCAGGTTGATGTAATTCAAATTATGGAGGAACAGAGAGGCCTAGACTCTAACGGGGTAGAGGCAGCGCAAATTGATCGAAACAGCActgatgaaacagaggaaagcGCAGTTGCAAAGCAGGTTTCTCTTCCGGATGTGGAACCAGTTGAGCAGATGCAGAAGCCATCACTTGATTCTCCTCAAGtatcagaagaaacaagcaaaacCGTAGATGCAAAAATTGATGaagaaccagaagaagaaaaagtaacaatgcatcaagaagatcaagagGAAGGTTCATATggattagaaacaaaaaaggagACAGTTTCAGTACCAGAGAGCATTGAGACTGCAGAAAAATCATCCCAGGACGAAAGTAATGTGATTGATTTGACTCCTCTGCAAGAAGAATCATCCCaaacaaatgaagaaaaaaaggaaacaaagttAGAGGCACATGAACTAACAAATGAAGAAGTTACAGAAGTTTCATCTGCATCACTTCCAAAGGAACTGGAAGGTGAGACCGTTGTTGAAGAACCAGCAGCAGTAGGCAATATCCAGAAAAGTCTTGAGACTGGTGAAACAGTTCAATCTCATAATTTATTGCCATCTTCTTCAGAGGAGCAAGAACATGGGATTGTTTCTGAGAAGATGGAAGACGAAAAAGTGGAGGAAGTACCGATGGTTTCTAAGGCTATAGAGGAGCAGACAATAGATATGGAACCTTCTTTGACTGAAAAATTCTCTAGGGATCAGAATCAGCCGGAGAAACAAGTCGAAGAGGCATGGTCCAGAGATgaacaagaaaaggaaatctCAAGTAACAGTGAGAACATTATGAATGAAACATATGCTTTGCATAGCCCAGAAGctacagaagaagaaactgcAAAAAATGGTGAATCATTACATGATGTTGAAACTACCAGAAGAGTTCTTCTTGAAGtggaaaaagaagaggaagaggcagAGACAAAGACAGATGCAGAACCGATGTTGGATGTGACGGAGAAAAAGGAATTAGAGACTGCAAAGACAGTTGTAGAAGACATTAAGATCGTCAATAATGAGGAAGCTACATCGCATGAATCTGAAACCTTGGAAGGAGATGATCATCAGGGTGAGAATGCAGAATCACTGGAAGCAATCAAAAACTCAGACGATGCGGAGAAACTCTCAAGAGAAGTGACTGGAGATAGAGAAAAGGACCAGGACATAACCCAAAAGGCAGAAGAG GTACAAGAAAGTCCTAGGGTAATCGAAATACAGACAATACAAGGAGAGGAAGATGAATCGAAACACTCACTAGAACTCAAGGAAGAGGTATATCAAAGCTCAAAGGATACAGAACAACATCAACATGTGTTGGAGAGAGACATACCACAATGTGAGACCCTTGAAGTTGAGGCTATAGATACTTCAACAGTCCAAGAAGCTGCGATCTTAAATACTTTGGAGACCAATAATAGTGAAACAGAGGCAGTGCATAGTGAAATGGGTGGAGCAGAAGAAGGCCAAGAGACAAAGGAAGACACAGAAACGAGTCTGGACCTGAAAGTGGGTAAAGAACAAAAGGAAGCAGAGACAGTTAAGTCTGTCATTTTTTCTGATGAG GTGAAATCTTCCGATCAAGCAGAAGAACATACTGAACCTTATACCTCAGAGATCAAAAATGAAAGCCAGGGAAGAGAAGAATCTTTTGAGATAAAATCTAAGGATACTATTCAAGACGAAAGCAGTGAGGAGAAGGATGTGAATCTGCCTAATGTACGATCCGGAGAATCAGAGAAGTACCAAGAAAATGAACCTGTTACATCTCTAGTCTCGAAGACCGAAAGCGTGGATAAATTTGAGGAAATTCCATCTGCTGTTGAAGGTGCTGGATTAAATGAGAGCACACACAACCAAACTCTTGTGGATGTAGAATCAGTTGAGAAGGTGCATAAACCATCTCTTGAGACTCCTTCTGAACTATCTGAGGAAACAAGCAAAGCCGTAGATGAGAAGATCGAAGATAAACCAATAGAAGAAGTAACATTTAATCAAGAAGGTCAAGATGAAGGGTATAATGGATTGGAGCAAAAAGAAGAGACAGGTTCAGTACCAGAAAGTACGGAGCTTAGAGAAAAAGCCCAGGAAGAAGAATCATGCCTGCAAAACgagcaaaagaaagaagtaaagtTGCAGAAAGAACAAATGTACAAGCATGAACCAACAGAGGAAGAAGTTTCTAATGACCAGCAGAGTCCTGTGGAAGAAAAATCTGATGACGTTATACAAGTTTCATCTGCTTTACCTTCAGAGGGTCCAGAAGATGAGACCGTTGTTAAAGCCGAAAAGATTGGGGAAGAACAAGTAGCAAACGAGATGAATGTTGAAACAAGTTCATTGCTATCATCTTCAGAGGAGCAAGAACATGTGACTGTTCCCGAGAAGACAGACGGTAAAGAAGTGCAGGAGGCAGAACCAATAGGAGATATGAGGGAGAAAGGTCTTGAAATTGCTGAAACAGCACATCTGAGTCTTCCATCCGTTGATCAGAATGAGGATGTCAAAGCTTTTGATGATGAAATTCAGATTCCAACTGCTACATTGCCATTGGAAGATCAGGAAAATATTACTTCAACAGAAAAAGGAGAGACAAAAGCAAATGAAACTGCAGATGATAAACAAGATGAACATGTCGATTCTTCAACCTCTCCAATGTTCTCAGAGAAAAATGATGATGAAACTCAGGTTGCAGAGGGAGAGAAAAGAGATGCAGAGATAACAGTGGGCACCTCAAAGACATCTGAAAATGTATGCATCCAACAAGATGAGTTTGAGAAAACTGAAGCTACAAAGATAGAGGAGTTTAAAGAAGACAAGAGCCAAGAAATTGCTGAGACAATCAAAGAAATTGAAGATACAAGTGATCAGACTCTTCCCATTCAAACACCACAGGCAGAAAATACTCCATCCTCTGAGTTAGTGTCAGAACAGGAAGACCAAACCCCAAAGCAGGTTGAGGATATTTATGAGGTAGAAGCTATGGGTTCTCGAAATCTTCCGGATGAAACATTACAAGCATATCAGACTCAGTCCGCTGATTTAATCTCAGCACTAAATGACCAGACTCCAAAGCATGTTGAAGAAActcatgaagaagaaacaaaggaagAGCACAAGTTACAGGCTGACGGAATCCTTCCTACCGAAACTATTCCAAGAGAATCATCTGATGACGCTCTAGTTTCCATGTTGGCTTCTAAGGAAGACGGTCAAGTGACTCCGCAAGAAGATACTTGTGCAGATGACGATAGAGAAACAAAGGACACACAAGATGAACGACCTGTTTCTGTGGAAATAGAAGAGAGTGTAGGAGAAACACAACCAAAAGAACCTGAAGATGAAATGCGGGATGAACATGTCGAGACTCCGACCTCATCAATAATCTTGGAGAAAAACGATAACGAGACACTGATTGCAGAggcaaagaaagaagatgaagacataAATGAAACAGAGACAGCAGTAGCTTTAGAAAGTTTAGGTACCTCGACGAAACCAGAAAATATGTCCCTCAAACAAGAAGAGTTTGGGAACCCTGAAGTTCCAAAGCTAGAGGAgtcaaaagaagagaagatccaAGAAATTCCTGAGACCGACAAAGCAATAGATGCTACGGGTGATCAGAGTCTACCATTTGAAACATCACAAGATAATAAGACTTCATCCTCTGATTTAGCTTTAAACCAGGTTCAGGAGgttcatgaagaagaaacaaaggaagAGCATAAGTTACAAGTTGCAGTCGATCAGATTCCATCCTTAGCTTCAGAACAGGATGACCAGATTCCAAAGAAAGTTGAGGaaattcttgaagaagaaacaaaggaaacacAGAAGGTACAAGCAGACGATATTCTCTCCACCAAAACTGTTCCAAGAGAATCATTCAGTGAAGCTCCAGTTCCCATGTTGGCTTCTGGGGAAGACGAACCAGTGACTCCACAAGAAGGTAATTGTGCTGGTGACACACTCGAGGAGAAGGTAGGAGAAACAAAGCCAGAAGAATCAGAAATAGAAGGAACAGAAAAATCAGATGATCTGGTTGAGACTTCAACTAACCTCACTAAGGTAGAAGCTGCAAGTACAAAGAAAACGGATGTTGAAGTGGCGGAGTTAACAAATGATTATCCtacagaagaggaagagaataGAGATGAGACTTATTCAACTCTTCCCGTTGTTGGAATATTGACAGAACTCCAAAATACATTGGAGACAGAGAGAACAATCAATGATTCTGCATCAAAGGGAGACAACATGATAAAAGAGTCTGCAGATCAAGACCAAAAGACAGGTGATGCTGGCGTTGAATCAAATGAAAAAGATTCTGCTACAGGGATCATAGAAGCAAACAAGTTACAACAGGATGAAAATGGAGAAACTGAAAAAATCCAGGAAGAAAACTGTCTTCCAGGGAAATCTCTTCCAATAGAAGAAATCAATTTGCAAGAGGAACATCAAGAAGAGGTAAAAGTAAAAGATGGAATCAGCAGAGACTTTGAAGTCAACGACGAAGAGAAATTACAAGAAGGAACTAGGGAGATTCCAGCTGATCAGTCAATTACAGAAGTGTTACCTGGTGAGAAAATTCTGATTCCATCTTCTGTGTTGCCTTCTGAGGAGCTAGAGGATGTGATTTTTTCTGAAAAGCAAGAAGAATGCGAGCCACAACAAGATATCAAGGCCTCAAAATCAGAGAAGATAAGTCTACAAGAAGAGCAGAAGGACGAGACTCATGAAACtgttaaagaagaagatcaagttgTGGATATTAAAGATGAAAAGAAGGATGACGAGGAACAAGAAATTGTTTCATCAGAAGTGAATAAGGATAAAGAAGATGCGAGTGAGCTTTGCGTTGGTAATGAATTTGTTTCGCGGGATGTAGAAAAAGAGGAAGTACCTCACAGTGTCCTGGAGAATGCAGAAGAGATCAACGAGGTAGTCAAATCAGAGAAGCAAATTACAGATCTAGTGGGAGTCATAACGAAAGCTAGTGAAGCTGAGCCTGAATCAAATCAAGAACCTGTTAGAACTCAAGCAATATCAGATGATACAAAGAGAAACGATAATAGGGATTTGTCAACAGAAGAAGCACAAAAGGTGCAAAGAGAAGAGGTTAGTGCTGATAAATATCTCACAAAAGAAGTACTAAGTGAGCAACTTCAGGTTCCGTCCTCAACAACACTAGATGATCTCAAAGATCACAATAACCCTGAAGCTGACTGGGATCTTCCAGTACAGAAACCAAGTGAACTCATTGAGTCTCCTCAATCTCACAATCTGCCACTAGAAGAGAAAGTTGAAGAAGCTTCATTTGGAGTCAAGAAAGCACAAGatgagaaaaatgaagaaaatggtAATGCTTTGATATCAAACGAAAACTTGCAAGTGCAAGATCAGCCCAAGGATTCTGAAGCTCCTGcaatagagaaagagatatcAGAACAAGAGCTGACGTCGAAAGTTCCCACACATGTCCAGGAAGATATTGGTACACACGTTAAACCGGAAGTTCATGATGAGGAAACAAGAGCTGATAGCCATGATTCAGTTGTGGTGCCAAAGGAAGAAACTGGCTTGATCGAGGAGAAGAGGGAGGTTGAACATGTTAAGACAGAGCTGGAAGATGCAATCAAACATGGAGTTTCCGTAGAAGAG AAGAACAAAACTTCTGAAAATATTGATCATCAAGCTACAAAAGAAATCTATCAAGAGGAGAGTAAGCAAACAGATACCATCAAAGAAGATATCAGAAAAGAAGAG AaggaaacaaatcaagaaagtTTCGAAAATGTGAAGAAAACCGATGATGCAATAGAAAAAACACAACCCGAGATTCAGGATATCGAAAGCTTGTCTTCTGCAAGCAAAACACAAGACAACGCAGAG cAAAATAATGAAGTTCCAAACCAACAGGAAAGGGAAATAGCTGATGAAGTTCCAAAGCTGGAGAATCAAAAGATTGCAGAAGAAGTTCAGCAAAAAGATGGAGAATCCGAGAGAACCAAAGATTTGTTCTCAGCAGTAAAAGAATCTGAACCGACACTGAAAGAACCGGCAAGGAAATCGCTATCAGACCTCATCCAAAAAGTGAAAGGAACAAATAAGACTGAGGATGTAACAACAGAACCTCATATCGAAGAAGAGCCTAAAacagtagaagaagatgagaatgaCAATGGAGATCATGAACATGAAAAAGATGATAAAACAAGTCCAGATTCTATAGTGATGGTTGAAGCTAAAGATACAGTAAGCATTATCAAGACTCATAAGAAATCACAAGGCATTCTCTCTGGTGTTGGTTCAAAGGTAAAACATTCAATTTCCAAGGTTAAGAAGGTACTCACTGGCAAATCTTCTCACACAACAAAGCCTTCATCACCTAAatga